One Acetoanaerobium noterae genomic region harbors:
- a CDS encoding cupin domain-containing protein: MNLDEKVLESLVRKVVGELMAAKMPEFEKDIDPKTGIMSIKAEKVVCEKFDTGHINDKVYLKDVLSLDESPRLGCGMMEMDHSAFEWTLKYDEIDYVIDGVLEIRLKDKTIRGEKGDIIFIPKDSEIVFATPSTVRFMYVTYPANWSEQ, encoded by the coding sequence ATGAATCTAGATGAAAAGGTACTAGAGTCTTTAGTTAGAAAGGTAGTAGGAGAGCTTATGGCAGCCAAAATGCCAGAGTTTGAAAAGGATATTGATCCTAAGACAGGGATAATGTCTATTAAAGCAGAAAAAGTAGTATGTGAGAAATTTGATACAGGCCATATTAATGACAAGGTTTATTTAAAGGATGTACTAAGCCTTGATGAAAGCCCAAGACTAGGCTGTGGCATGATGGAAATGGATCACTCTGCTTTTGAATGGACGCTTAAATACGATGAAATAGATTATGTGATAGATGGGGTTCTTGAAATCAGGTTAAAGGATAAAACCATAAGAGGGGAAAAGGGAGATATTATATTTATTCCAAAGGATTCAGAGATAGTATTTGCTACTCCTTCCACTGTTAGATTTATGTATGTAACCTATCCGGCAAATTGGAGTGAGCAGTAA
- the eutJ gene encoding ethanolamine utilization protein EutJ — protein sequence MSSCLKIFSYCDELVDEFEKVISCPKKEKSSVYYTGVDLGTAYVVLAVLDENKKPVAGAYRRASVVKDGMVVDYMGAIKIVRELKKEIEEKLDTDLVYAAAALPPGTTSLDSGAIKHVVQGAGFELTALLDEPTAANAVLKISDGAIVDVGGGTTGISILKDSKVIYVADEPTGGTHFSLVIAGAYKMPFEEADTYKRDEKNHKELTPVIKPVVDKVSSIINTHIKNHDVSEVYLVGGTCCFNNIEEMIENYIKIPTIKPKNPLFVTPLGIALNCTQEIME from the coding sequence ATGAGCTCTTGCCTCAAAATATTTTCCTATTGCGATGAGCTAGTAGATGAATTTGAAAAAGTTATAAGCTGTCCTAAAAAAGAAAAATCCTCTGTATACTACACAGGAGTGGATTTGGGTACGGCATATGTAGTGCTTGCAGTGCTCGATGAAAATAAAAAACCAGTTGCTGGAGCCTATAGAAGAGCTTCCGTAGTAAAAGATGGTATGGTAGTAGACTACATGGGAGCAATAAAAATAGTAAGAGAATTAAAAAAAGAAATAGAAGAAAAGCTAGATACTGATCTTGTTTATGCAGCAGCGGCGCTTCCACCAGGGACCACGAGTCTTGACTCTGGAGCGATAAAGCATGTAGTTCAGGGAGCGGGATTCGAACTCACTGCACTTTTAGATGAGCCTACAGCTGCAAATGCAGTGCTTAAAATAAGCGATGGAGCAATAGTTGATGTGGGCGGCGGAACTACAGGGATTTCTATACTTAAGGATTCAAAGGTTATATATGTGGCTGATGAGCCTACAGGAGGCACGCATTTTTCCCTAGTAATAGCAGGGGCATATAAAATGCCTTTTGAAGAAGCTGACACCTACAAAAGAGATGAGAAAAATCACAAAGAGCTCACTCCTGTAATTAAGCCAGTGGTTGACAAGGTCTCATCCATAATAAATACCCATATTAAAAACCACGATGTAAGTGAAGTATATCTTGTTGGAGGAACATGCTGCTTTAATAATATAGAAGAAATGATTGAGAATTATATTAAGATACCTACAATAAAACCTAAAAATCCTTTATTCGTAACACCACTTGGAATTGCACTTAATTGTACTCAGGAAATAATGGAATAA
- a CDS encoding EutN/CcmL family microcompartment protein — protein sequence MIAGKVIDNIWATRKSDSLKGLKFMLIEAIGGKESGKYIIAADTIGAGIGERVLICGGSSARKMLGKDDVPVDAVIVGIIDEDCIF from the coding sequence ATGATAGCCGGAAAAGTAATTGATAATATTTGGGCTACGAGAAAATCGGATTCTCTAAAAGGCCTTAAATTCATGCTCATAGAAGCTATAGGGGGCAAGGAATCTGGCAAGTATATCATAGCTGCAGATACTATAGGAGCGGGTATAGGAGAGAGAGTGTTGATTTGTGGTGGAAGCTCAGCAAGAAAGATGCTAGGCAAAGACGATGTGCCAGTAGATGCTGTCATAGTTGGGATTATAGATGAGGATTGCATTTTTTAG